Part of the Lotus japonicus ecotype B-129 chromosome 6, LjGifu_v1.2 genome, AGTCAAAATGGATGATTAAAATAACATTGAACCGGAGAAAGAGGGGCTATCTTTGCATGATTGCGTTTTACGGCTGTTCAAAGCTTTGCATTTAGACCCTGACCCTAAAGAAACGTTAACGGTGTCCCTACTTCAgaggaaaaacaaaagaaaagaaaaatatttaaggCCTCCAATGGTACAGGTACAGCTTCTTTCGTTCACGCCACAAATGGATTTATTGCACTCATCTAAATATCATGAAAGCTAATTTGACTTCTTACGCATAAACTCCCCAATTTTCAACACTTGTGAAAAGGATATGATTATGAACTATCACATTGTATAATATAAATTCTAGTTTGAGGATAAACATAAGTAAGGCAACTCCACCAAGCACCAGCACATGTTTGGatcatattttcttttggtaGAATTAATTCTTAAAACATAAAAGTAATTTGAAGTAGTTTCTTCCCCTGAAATTATTAATCTAGTTTTAATCCATTACACGTTTAGACAAATTAGACCGGATTCATAAAGTAATGTTATATTCTCTTATAAATCATCAGACAAATATTTCTACATATTAAATAAagaaagagtttaattttaatgcatcgatggtgtaaagtttttttacaccgtcaaccaatcagatttcgaggatgtgagaaaatttcttttttcatttaatttcattaattgacgtgacacatccttaaaatctgattggttaacggtgtcggtgcatcaaactttttctcataaAGAAAATACAAAATAGAAAAGTTAAGGATTTAATTTATGCGCATTGAGTGCAAACAATTTTACAAGTCTATCCAATCAAATTTCTCAATTTTTCATTTGAAGTTATTGGATTTGAGTGCATCAAATTAAACACAACTACTATACTAGTAAATAAATCAAGTTAATGCatatttttaaaatgtatttactGATTTCATCTTTTCCCTGACTCAGAAAGACAACAAAAGAGTCAAGATTCTTTCTCCATTCTTCCACTCTTTGTTTGACAGGTTACTCAATTTCAAACCAACGCTCGCTTTCTTCACTCTCTCCCTATCACATTCACACCCACCCATATGCCAGTTTCTTCCCTAGAGTCCCTACCATCTCTCCAAAGACTGCACTCAGTACACAATTCATCAATGTTGCTAATTATGAATGCCCTCGAGCTGAAGAAATTGAACTGTGTCAGGTCACCCAATTCAATTTTGGCATTAATTCAATGATTTGACCAAAGCaagaaaaaaatactaaatcaTCTGTAATCTACCCTCTGATCCTAATAGCTGCCAATTATAGTACTAACAATGATAATTATAGAAAAAATCAAAATGTGTTAGATTCCTCTACTCAATCTCGTAAaccaaaccagaaaaaaaaaaacagaggaatTGACGGAGAAAACAGAGCATAATTTTACATACAATTGAAGCAATAAATCATTACAAATTATCATCCCTCTTTTCAGCAacaatgtcaataataaaataagaatcTTATACAAGAAAAAACAATTCAAGATGAAGAACCTGAAGCAGTAGGAGAAGTAGTTGGAAACAGAGGAAGCAAAACAGGTTCAGCGTCTCTGGGTGAAGGATGCAGGAAAAACCCTTTCTCCTTAATAGCTTTATCTTCAGCAGACTCTGTTGCATCACTTCTGGTGGATCGGTCAAATGGGTCGGGTATGAGAGGCGTGACGGGGCTGAGAACGAGGGAAGGGAAGTCGAGGATGCTGGGTGAGAGGATCTCGGGTTTTCGGGTGGAaaaggtggtggtggggttgatGTGGAGGTTTTTGAGGGCGTTTCTGCGTTCGTAGAGCTTGAACTGTTGCTGCTTCTTTGGTGTGGATTTGATGGGTGGGATCggtttggaagaagaagaagaagaagaagaagcttgtTTGACTGTGTCGGAGGATCCGGTTAGCATTTGGACTACTTGTTTGAAGGAGGAGGTGTCTGCTTGGACGAATGTTGTCGGGTATGGGTTTGTTGGTTCGGATCTTGTGATGGGTTTGGGTTGTTGAGGTTGAAGAGAGGGTGGTTTCTGATTCTGATGATCTTGGTAGTCCATAGTAGAATGAATAGcaatggaggaagaagaagaagaagatgaagagtgtGGAGTGAGTGAGGGAGTGATTAGAGTCAAAGTAATTTGAAGAGACTTGTTACGTTATGTTTTGTTTTCGTAGTCTTGTGTCTTTAGGTCTTCTCCTTCTTGAATCATGGCACGCGCTTGGCTGCAGTGTGTATCCACTCCCAATGCATGAGATGAGAGATTAATGTGGATGATTAAAGAAAGTTTTGACTACATTTGTTCTTGGAAGGAAGTAGAGATACTAGATCTAGGGTTTTTTGCACGGCGTTATCGGTAAGAACATGTCTGGTTGAATGAGAGATTTAACATTTTATAGTATGGCTAAACCTTAATTTTAGATTATTACATTATGGGCTTTACATTAGTTTAATGAGTTACACTCAGGTTTAGCCTAAACCTTAATGTTTCATTTCTAGTCCTTAATGAGGTCTCGCCTTGCGGCCTAATGACCCTCAAAAAGGGGATGCGACGCGGGTCCATTACGTAAAAGTCATTCTATTAGAGCATTTTGCTCAGAAGAAGACTTTTTGGGGGCATTGGCAAACATGCCCTAATTCTAGAATAAGTGATTTGCCAATTGCCAATTTTTTtaaggcttattagcacttttggtcccccaggttTCAAAAATGTGCAAATGGAGTCCCTcacgtttaaaaatagcattttggTACCCTGACGTTAGTCTCCgttaacagttttggtcccccAGCTGATTTCCGTCCAAAAGTTAACGTTTTTTTgctgacgtggaatttttttaagtGAGATGGCATGACATTAGGAGAGAGAAGACTTCATTAGACTCACCCATGTGAGCTGCACATGCTTCCATCTCTTCACCATTACCCACTACCCATAAACAttatgatcttcatcttcttcctctacaTCTTCACAATCTTAACCCAGAAAATAAAACTCATTaacatggaatttttttttcagattgAACAGAAAAAAAATAGTTCAGAATGTCTGTACAAAGAAGGTTGATTCCATGGAACGAATTATATATTGTATTGTCACTAATTCAGAGCTTGATTCCATGAAAATCattaagagaaaaaaattcaaaagacaaTCACAAAGCCACCACAGAGTGAAGGAAAGAGCGTTAGAGCCACGAGATTGGGAGAAGAGGCGAgatgacctttcttttggaagAGGAGAAAACCACACAGCCGCCTCAGCCATCACCTCTTTTCTCAGCCCCAAACACGAATCACGACCGCCGCCTCTATCCTTTACTTATCTTGATTCAAAAAATCgagagagagaaagtagagATTCAGAAACAGAGAGGGAAGCAACGATTCAGAAATAGAGAGGGGTTTCTGGGTCCATCGCACCTCCAATGCGTCCTAGATCTCCATCTCAACAACAAGCAAACCCTCCCCTCCGTCGTGCCCAGGACTCGCCGCTGTGCCATTTCCCCTATGCCAGTTGCGCCGTGCTACCGTTTTCCCCTCGATCTCGTCCCTCAGATCACTCTCCAAACCAAGATCTGACATTTTTCATCCCTCACCGTCTCAATCTATTTTCCCCTTTCATCCCTCACTTGATCTCTTTCTCTTAATGGGAGACTGGGAGGTTGGGGTTAGGGTTTTGATGGGGTTGGGGCTGAAGAAGAAATGGACAAGATGATGCAGAAAGAGAGAAACGATGAAGAAgatgtttttttataattaattttaactattaaattttatttactttcaaaaaaacaatTATTAAAAATTCCACGTCAGCAAAAAAAGTTAACTTTTGGACGGAAATTAgctgagggaccaaaactgttaacGGAGACTAACGTCAGGGTAccaaaatgctatttttaaacgtgAGGGACTCCATTTGCACATTTTTGAaacctgggggaccaaaagtgctaataagccttttTTTAACAAGGAAAGTTGGTTAGGCTTCAACTagttaggtttttttttgtcaaaagccAATAGTCAGGTTGGgttaatgcatttttttttggcAAAAGCCACTAGTCAGGTTGGGTTATTGTTTTTTCGACCAAACATATCTGGTCAGCATGGACAATCAAAGAGGTATAATGAACAAAAGTGGGCTAACATGTATAATCAAGGTCCAATTGAACGAAAAACATACCAgcatctactacttcttattcttccACTACTGTAGCTAGAAGACCACCTATAGCGGCTCGACacgtgtctttgttttgtttataattttttttttaactccgaAAACTGAAAACGACGTAGTTTTCAACTTCAGCACTGTTTCTCCACATCTCTACGACTGATTTCGCgtgttcctcttcttctccaccCACCCCGCCGTACCAGTCATCACCTTCTGATTCGTGATTTCTCTTCCACATCCTTCTTTTTCTCCACATCAATCTGAAACCCGACCTGTGTGATTCTGTGTATCCTTCCTCTTTCCACCCACTTCTCACCAATCCATCAAGTGGGTCTTTTCCGATTGATCTGATGAAGTTTTACTTTCGGCCGCCGCTTGATGTTTCCAACCATTCACGTCTCTACACCTCAATCCCTCAACTATTCATTCGTCATCCCTTCTCATCAGTTGCCCAACTTTTAGGGTTGAATGCATCAACAAAGGTCAGTATCAATCCAAATCTCCATTAATTTTCTCCATTGGGTTGAATTTATTTTGtactacaccaactcttttatctctgttattgatttttgttaatgagatttcaattttttaaaatttatatattacaGCTGCTTGATGTGTGTTTATGTCAGTATAGTCAAATTTTGGCTATAAATACCCCATGTTGTGAACTCTCATTCACACCATTCCCATATCCCAATCCTTCTGCTTGAAACCCCCACCTCTATTTCATCTGATTTCCCTATTCTGTTTGAATGCTCATATTTCATCTGATTTCACTGTTTCTTGCTGTGGAATGGGAGGGCaatttttatgtcattttattaTCAAATTGCAGGTTCATCTTTGCGGCATACTTGCTTCCTGGGGATTTAAGCAGAGAAGGAAGAATTGAATGTATGCAAAAATGGCATGGAGAGTTGTTTTAGGTGGGGTTAGCCATTCACAAAGATGAGATACTTCTCTCACTTAAAGTCTCTATTTTCAATGTTTCTCCTTATATTCTTTGTTTCCTTCCACCAATTACTttaataattactttgggaTATTTATAATTCTGGTCTCCTCTGGTATTTTATGTCATTTCCAGATTCTGGAGTGTTGGGGTTGTGCTGTTTTGCCTTTGGAAGAGAGCCTTGCGGGTTTGTTGATGGCTTATGGCTATATATGGATACAAAGAGACCCCTCTATGTATAGTTTATGTAGTTAGCCTTTGGGCATTTGGTATTCCCTTATCTTTCTTTGTTCTGTTTTAGTCTTAGTTTAGTCATTCCTTCTGTTTTCTCCTCTATTGTAATTCTATTGTATTTGGGTTGAGGCACCCCCTTGTGCTCCCTTTAATACAActctttggcttataaaaaaacttcAATAATTACTTTGAAGAGCAAAAAGAGATGGAATTCAGGTTTTTCTCCCTTTTACTAATGCTGTCATACTACTAAAGGAAAGGGAAATATTTCTCGGCGGTTgaatttgtatttttatattttaagttATATTGTGTTTCCAACTATGTCACAAATAGAATAAGAAAGCTTTGGCAAGTAGAGAAATCTGATTTAGTATCAAAGAAGCGATATCTCATGTCATGTACCATTTAGTGTCATGTCTTTATGCAAGATCGTTAATTTAGAAAACTAAAGAAGTTTTAACCAGATTTAGATATGGATTTCATTTGCTAAATATTCTGTTTAGCCTCACTCATGTGGTTACTGAGGTGGACTTTAGGGATGTTTGAGGGCTGAATTTTTATAGTCGTAAATATTAGATACAGAGTGAGTATAATGGAATGTTGGCAAAAATTACATGGAAAGTGGTTTTATGTGGGGTTGGCCAGTCCCAAGAGTGAGATTCTCTCACTGAGAGCCTATATTTGAAATGGTTATTCCTTCTTTGTTGCCTTCCATCAATCACTACAATACCTATCCTTGAATATCCATTGAAGAAAACAACATTGTTAATGGGACCACAACCGTGTTCTTTCATGCTTGGAGTGCCTTTGTGGCTTTTTGTTATTTTCACTGACAAGTTCCAATTAGAACATGTTCTTTTATTGTTGGGGTAACTTTGTGGC contains:
- the LOC130726605 gene encoding VQ motif-containing protein 4-like isoform X2; translation: MDYQDHQNQKPPSLQPQQPKPITRSEPTNPYPTTFVQADTSSFKQVVQMLTGSSDTVKQASSSSSSSSKPIPPIKSTPKKQQQFKLYERRNALKNLHINPTTTFSTRKPEILSPSILDFPSLVLSPVTPLIPDPFDRSTRSDATESAEDKAIKEKGFFLHPSPRDAEPVLLPLFPTTSPTASGTPLTFL
- the LOC130726605 gene encoding VQ motif-containing protein 4-like isoform X1; translation: MDYQDHQNQKPPSLQPQQPKPITRSEPTNPYPTTFVQADTSSFKQVVQMLTGSSDTVKQASSSSSSSSKPIPPIKSTPKKQQQFKLYERRNALKNLHINPTTTFSTRKPEILSPSILDFPSLVLSPVTPLIPDPFDRSTRSDATESAEDKAIKEKGFFLHPSPRDAEPVLLPLFPTTSPTASVGTPLTFL
- the LOC130726605 gene encoding VQ motif-containing protein 4-like isoform X3; this encodes MDYQDHQNQKPPSLQPQQPKPITRSEPTNPYPTTFVQADTSSFKQVVQMLTGSSDTVKQASSSSSSSSKPIPPIKSTPKKQQQFKLYERRNALKNLHINPTTTFSTRKPEILSPSILDFPSLVLSPVTPLIPDPFDRSTRSDATESAEDKAIKEKGFFLHPSPRDAEPVLLPLFPTTSPTASARGHS